From Rhizobium sp. NZLR1, a single genomic window includes:
- a CDS encoding ABC transporter permease: MSDVIRTDIHIRPPSVSTRIAASFARAGRKLAAEPLGLAGFIILGLLCLIAIFAPLLAPYDPVVQSLGDALQAPSLAHWAGTDEFGRDILSRLIFGTRITIQTVLSISLIVGPIGLLIGVVAGFFGGRTDALLMRATDIVLSFPSLILALAFAAALGAGLTTAIIAISLTAWPPIARLARAEALVVRNADYVVAARLYGASPLRILLLYIAPMCVPSVIVRLTLNMAGIILTAASLGFLGLGAQPPAPEWGAMISNGRKFMLDYWWVAVMPGVAILLTSLAFNIAGDALRDLLDPRHARS, encoded by the coding sequence ATGAGTGACGTCATCCGCACTGACATTCATATCCGCCCGCCAAGCGTGTCGACCCGCATCGCGGCGTCGTTTGCGCGCGCCGGCCGCAAATTGGCTGCCGAGCCGCTTGGCCTTGCCGGTTTCATCATCCTCGGCCTACTGTGCCTGATTGCGATCTTTGCGCCGCTTCTGGCGCCTTATGATCCGGTCGTGCAGTCGCTTGGCGATGCCTTGCAGGCCCCGAGCCTCGCGCATTGGGCCGGCACCGACGAATTCGGCCGCGACATCCTAAGCCGCCTGATCTTCGGCACGCGCATCACCATTCAGACCGTGCTTTCGATCTCCCTGATCGTCGGGCCGATCGGCCTGCTGATCGGGGTCGTCGCCGGCTTCTTCGGTGGGCGCACCGATGCGCTGCTGATGCGGGCGACCGATATCGTTCTGTCCTTCCCGTCGCTGATCCTGGCGCTGGCTTTTGCGGCAGCGCTCGGCGCCGGCCTGACCACGGCAATCATTGCGATCTCGCTGACCGCCTGGCCGCCGATTGCCCGGCTTGCGCGCGCCGAGGCGCTGGTCGTCAGAAACGCCGACTATGTGGTCGCCGCCCGCCTCTACGGCGCCTCGCCGTTGCGCATCCTTCTCCTCTACATCGCGCCGATGTGCGTTCCATCGGTCATCGTTCGCCTGACACTCAACATGGCCGGCATTATCCTGACGGCGGCGTCGCTCGGCTTCCTCGGCCTCGGCGCGCAGCCGCCGGCGCCGGAATGGGGCGCGATGATCTCCAACGGCCGCAAGTTCATGCTGGATTACTGGTGGGTCGCCGTGATGCCGGGTGTCGCCATCCTCCTCACCAGCCTCGCCTTCAACATCGCCGGAGATGCTCTGCGCGACCTTTTGGATCCCCGCCATGCCCGATCGTGA
- a CDS encoding ABC transporter ATP-binding protein — MNDHDLQPVLSVKGLSVRFGRGAVPAVSNVSFDVGRERVGIVGESGSGKSTTGRAIMRLLPPAAVVTAERLDLGGDPLLSKSERQMGALRGKDIALIMQDPRYSLNPVLSIGKQVAEAARLHLGLGKTQALDAARAMLERVRISDPDRVMALYPHQISGGMGQRVMIAMMLLARPKLVIADEPTSALDVSVRKDVLLLLDELVRENNSGLLLISHDIRMVAAFCERIIVMYAGRIVETLTSLEAARHPYTRGLIAALPDPKNPVRRLAVLDRAKLDLETAQ; from the coding sequence ATGAATGACCATGATCTGCAACCCGTTCTGTCCGTCAAAGGACTGAGCGTTCGCTTCGGCCGTGGCGCCGTGCCCGCCGTTTCCAATGTCAGTTTCGACGTCGGGCGCGAACGTGTCGGCATCGTCGGAGAATCCGGTTCTGGCAAATCGACGACGGGCCGCGCCATCATGCGCCTTCTGCCGCCGGCAGCGGTCGTCACCGCCGAACGCCTGGACCTCGGTGGCGATCCGTTGCTTTCCAAAAGCGAGCGGCAAATGGGTGCGCTTCGCGGCAAGGATATCGCGCTGATCATGCAGGATCCGCGTTATTCGCTGAATCCGGTGCTCTCGATCGGCAAGCAGGTCGCCGAAGCCGCCCGCCTTCATCTTGGTCTTGGCAAGACCCAGGCGCTTGACGCGGCCCGCGCCATGCTGGAGCGCGTGCGCATCAGCGATCCGGATCGGGTCATGGCGCTTTATCCCCACCAGATATCGGGCGGCATGGGCCAGCGCGTCATGATCGCCATGATGCTGCTGGCGCGGCCGAAGCTTGTTATCGCCGACGAACCGACCTCGGCGCTCGATGTCAGCGTTCGCAAGGACGTGCTGCTGTTGCTCGATGAACTGGTCCGCGAGAACAATTCCGGCCTGCTGTTGATCAGCCACGACATTCGCATGGTGGCGGCCTTTTGCGAGCGCATCATCGTCATGTATGCAGGCCGCATCGTCGAGACGCTGACCAGTCTCGAAGCGGCCCGCCATCCCTATACGCGCGGGTTGATAGCCGCGTTGCCCGACCCGAAGAACCCGGTTCGCCGGCTGGCGGTTCTCGACAGGGCGAAACTCGATCTGGAGACGGCGCAATGA
- a CDS encoding ABC transporter ATP-binding protein has protein sequence MINVRDLDVVFASGKSSNHVVRGISFQVAQGETLGIVGESGCGKSTVLRCLAGMESGWAGQIELGGRPIGKQRSREELKFAQMVFQDPYGSLHPRHRIGTALAEPLRAMRHSDIWSKVEKALIQVGLPASFANRFPHELSGGQRQRVAIARALILSPPILLLDEPTSALDVSVQAEILNLLADQREEKGLTYLLVSHDLAVIAHMCDRVLIMKNGCFVDELSREDLQAGTTHDAYARELFEASFIEA, from the coding sequence ATGATCAATGTCCGCGACCTCGATGTCGTCTTTGCCTCCGGCAAATCCAGCAACCATGTCGTCAGGGGCATCAGTTTTCAAGTCGCCCAGGGAGAGACGCTCGGCATTGTCGGCGAATCCGGATGCGGCAAATCGACGGTGCTGCGTTGCCTTGCCGGAATGGAGTCCGGCTGGGCCGGGCAGATCGAGCTTGGCGGCAGACCGATCGGCAAGCAGCGCTCCCGCGAGGAACTGAAGTTTGCCCAGATGGTCTTTCAGGACCCTTACGGATCCCTGCATCCGCGCCATCGCATCGGCACCGCGCTCGCCGAGCCGCTGCGCGCCATGCGCCATTCCGATATCTGGTCGAAGGTCGAAAAGGCGTTGATCCAGGTGGGACTGCCCGCGAGCTTCGCCAATCGATTTCCCCATGAGCTTTCCGGCGGTCAGCGGCAGCGCGTGGCGATCGCCCGAGCGCTGATCCTGTCGCCGCCCATCCTGCTGCTCGATGAGCCGACATCGGCGCTCGATGTCTCGGTCCAGGCCGAAATCCTCAACCTGCTTGCCGATCAGCGTGAGGAAAAGGGACTGACCTATTTGCTCGTCAGCCACGACCTCGCGGTCATCGCCCATATGTGCGATCGGGTGTTGATCATGAAGAACGGTTGTTTCGTCGACGAACTGAGCAGGGAGGATCTGCAGGCCGGCACCACGCATGATGCCTATGCGCGCGAACTGTTCGAAGCGAGCTTCATCGAAGCCTGA
- a CDS encoding LacI family DNA-binding transcriptional regulator — MAADEKKGRRTRLDDIAARCGVSISTVSRALAGEKGVRPDIRKLVLETASAVSYAVPGSVAGKKVMLVASGAAMIDYVRNQFTLYVLEGLNARAAALGIELAMRPVADEGDEARVVAEMRDDPSFGGMLILTVDEEDMLAAAAGLGKPVVLVNSDDPYMRLSSVTPCNRSAAFIAAEHLIKTGHERILFMLRPGRRTIERRLEGWRDALQHHGLKADTDLVLEVDDWLPELGAEALTRLVRDKGLSFTAVLTAGDSLANGAVRGLQAMGYAVPQDVSVMGIDDLPQSAFLNPPLSTVHIPMRELGATALDLLRDMMLGLAAPRRRVELACHLVERRSVAAVSPNIRLR; from the coding sequence ATGGCGGCGGACGAGAAAAAAGGCAGACGCACGCGTCTCGACGATATCGCCGCCCGGTGCGGCGTCTCGATCAGCACGGTGTCGCGGGCGCTGGCCGGCGAAAAGGGCGTCAGGCCGGACATTCGCAAGCTGGTGCTGGAAACGGCAAGTGCCGTCAGCTACGCCGTGCCGGGAAGCGTCGCCGGCAAAAAGGTCATGCTCGTCGCCTCCGGCGCGGCGATGATCGATTATGTGCGCAACCAGTTCACGCTTTATGTGCTCGAAGGCCTGAATGCGCGGGCGGCGGCCCTCGGCATCGAACTGGCGATGCGACCGGTCGCCGACGAGGGGGATGAAGCGCGCGTCGTCGCCGAGATGCGGGATGATCCGAGTTTCGGCGGCATGCTGATCCTGACCGTCGACGAGGAGGATATGCTGGCGGCAGCCGCCGGTCTCGGCAAGCCCGTCGTGCTCGTCAATAGCGACGATCCCTATATGCGGCTTTCGAGCGTGACGCCCTGCAATCGCTCGGCCGCCTTCATCGCCGCCGAGCACCTGATCAAAACAGGGCATGAACGCATCCTATTCATGCTGCGGCCGGGACGGCGAACGATCGAGCGGCGTCTGGAAGGCTGGCGCGATGCCCTGCAGCATCATGGGCTGAAGGCCGATACCGATCTGGTGCTCGAGGTCGACGACTGGCTGCCGGAACTCGGCGCCGAGGCTCTCACCCGACTTGTCCGCGACAAGGGCCTCTCCTTCACCGCCGTCCTGACGGCGGGCGACAGCCTTGCCAACGGCGCAGTACGCGGATTGCAGGCGATGGGTTATGCCGTGCCGCAAGATGTCTCCGTCATGGGTATCGACGACCTGCCGCAGTCGGCCTTTCTTAATCCGCCACTGTCGACGGTGCATATCCCGATGCGCGAACTCGGCGCCACCGCCCTCGATCTGCTGCGCGACATGATGCTCGGCCTGGCCGCGCCGCGCCGCCGCGTCGAGCTTGCCTGCCACCTCGTCGAAAGGCGTAGCGTCGCAGCCGTCAGCCCAAATATCAGGCTTCGATGA
- a CDS encoding ABC transporter substrate-binding protein, with protein MTRMKSIGAALAAVLMSSVAAHAGDVRIMWYSDGGEGAVIKDLLARFSKANPDINVILDEVSYDVVKEQLPVQLEAGKGPDIARVTNLKAQAQHWLDLRPLLADAKYWDDNFGAQADWMRPDGSNAITGFMTQLTLTGGFVNKTLFEQAGVEIPGPKATWDDWAAAAKKVADSQKVFAMAIDRSGHRVSGPNISYGANYIAADGKPAPIDQGAKEFLSRFVKWNEDGIVNKDVWVSAAGTTYRAAAEDFINGGLAYYYSGSWQISGFAQKIGDSFDWVMAGSPCGTAACTGMQGGAGLVAVKYTKNPKDVAKVMDYLAGADVQKEFAERSLFIPAHKAVAAGQMDFKTDNPHVQAALKAFVESAGQTAAPAMKLPGWKWSDAYYSAIVARISQVIAGEMKLDDAYARIDEDIKAKVAGN; from the coding sequence ATGACCAGAATGAAATCGATCGGCGCGGCTTTGGCTGCTGTTCTCATGAGTTCCGTTGCCGCCCATGCCGGCGACGTGCGCATCATGTGGTATTCCGACGGCGGCGAAGGCGCTGTTATCAAGGATCTGCTGGCGCGCTTCTCCAAGGCCAATCCCGACATCAACGTCATCCTCGACGAGGTCTCCTACGACGTCGTCAAGGAACAGCTGCCGGTGCAGCTCGAAGCCGGCAAGGGGCCGGATATCGCCCGCGTCACCAATCTGAAGGCGCAGGCGCAGCACTGGCTTGATCTTCGCCCCCTCCTTGCCGACGCGAAATATTGGGACGACAATTTCGGCGCCCAGGCCGACTGGATGCGCCCTGACGGCTCGAACGCCATCACCGGCTTCATGACGCAGCTGACGCTGACCGGCGGCTTCGTCAACAAGACACTGTTCGAGCAGGCCGGTGTCGAAATCCCCGGCCCGAAGGCAACCTGGGATGACTGGGCGGCGGCCGCCAAGAAGGTTGCGGACAGCCAGAAGGTCTTCGCCATGGCGATCGACCGCTCCGGCCACCGCGTCTCTGGCCCGAACATTTCCTACGGCGCCAACTATATCGCCGCCGACGGCAAACCGGCGCCGATCGATCAGGGCGCCAAGGAATTCCTCAGCCGCTTCGTCAAGTGGAACGAGGACGGCATCGTCAACAAGGATGTCTGGGTGAGTGCTGCCGGCACCACCTATCGCGCCGCGGCCGAAGACTTCATCAATGGTGGCCTTGCCTATTATTATTCGGGCAGCTGGCAGATCTCGGGCTTCGCCCAGAAGATCGGCGACAGTTTCGATTGGGTGATGGCGGGAAGCCCCTGCGGTACGGCCGCCTGCACCGGCATGCAGGGCGGCGCCGGTCTCGTCGCCGTCAAATATACCAAGAACCCGAAGGACGTCGCCAAGGTGATGGATTACCTGGCAGGCGCCGACGTGCAGAAGGAATTCGCCGAGCGGAGCCTGTTCATTCCGGCGCATAAGGCGGTGGCGGCCGGCCAGATGGACTTCAAGACCGACAATCCGCATGTGCAGGCGGCGCTGAAGGCCTTCGTCGAATCCGCCGGCCAGACGGCCGCACCCGCCATGAAGCTGCCGGGCTGGAAGTGGTCGGACGCCTATTACAGCGCCATCGTCGCCCGCATCAGCCAGGTGATCGCCGGCGAAATGAAGCTCGACGACGCCTATGCCCGCATCGACGAGGACATCAAGGCCAAGGTCGCCGGCAACTGA
- a CDS encoding sugar ABC transporter permease codes for MAEKTVTSEPPAKAGLRQALVAPVRLAMGLVDVPMRAWQKLTGLNGMAGVFLAPNMLIFTVFVLLPLVINFLYSTTSGSGIFLQNRTYVGADQYRILFDCGSYLDPSTCAADTFWAAVRNTAVFVVFQVTAMLIAALATALILNRELSNRGFWRAVFFFPVLLSPVVVGLIWKWILQRQGLLNYALSPFGFEPFSWLSDRFWAFFFAVFVSVWAHMGFYALILLAGLQAIPRDLYEAAAMDKASPTRIFRRITLPLLMPNLIVVLVLALIRAVQIFDEVFVLTGGGPGTSTMYITQYIYETGFASSLRNPGLASAASILMGIVLVILTLVQLGASSRNEKKGTRQ; via the coding sequence ATGGCGGAGAAGACGGTTACTTCTGAACCGCCGGCGAAAGCCGGTCTGCGGCAGGCGCTCGTTGCGCCTGTCCGGCTTGCCATGGGGCTGGTCGACGTTCCCATGCGCGCCTGGCAGAAGCTGACGGGGCTGAACGGCATGGCGGGTGTCTTCCTGGCGCCCAACATGCTGATCTTCACCGTCTTCGTGCTCCTGCCGCTGGTCATCAACTTCCTCTATTCGACGACGAGCGGCAGCGGCATCTTCCTGCAGAACAGGACCTATGTCGGCGCCGACCAGTATCGCATCCTCTTCGATTGCGGCTCTTATCTCGACCCTTCGACCTGCGCGGCCGACACCTTCTGGGCGGCTGTGCGCAACACCGCCGTCTTCGTCGTCTTCCAGGTGACGGCGATGCTGATCGCGGCGCTGGCAACGGCTTTGATCCTCAACCGCGAGCTTTCCAATCGGGGCTTCTGGCGGGCCGTGTTCTTCTTTCCGGTGCTGCTGTCGCCCGTCGTCGTCGGCCTGATCTGGAAGTGGATCTTGCAGCGCCAGGGCCTGCTGAACTATGCGCTGAGCCCCTTCGGCTTCGAACCCTTCTCCTGGCTCAGCGATCGTTTCTGGGCCTTCTTCTTCGCCGTCTTCGTCTCGGTCTGGGCGCATATGGGCTTTTACGCGCTGATCCTGCTCGCCGGCCTGCAGGCGATCCCGCGGGATCTCTACGAGGCGGCTGCGATGGACAAGGCAAGCCCCACCCGCATCTTCCGGCGCATCACTTTGCCGCTGCTGATGCCGAACCTCATCGTCGTCCTGGTCCTGGCGTTGATCCGCGCCGTGCAGATCTTCGACGAGGTCTTCGTGCTCACCGGCGGCGGGCCGGGCACCAGCACCATGTACATCACCCAATATATCTACGAGACCGGCTTTGCGAGTTCACTGCGCAATCCGGGGCTCGCTTCGGCCGCCTCGATCCTGATGGGCATCGTGCTCGTCATCCTGACGCTGGTCCAACTCGGAGCCAGCAGCCGTAACGAGAAAAAGGGAACACGCCAATGA
- a CDS encoding carbohydrate ABC transporter permease: MSAVGTFLLRRRGRGWHWTDVVTWIWLISGVFLMFGPAVWLVFSSFKTPAALAEFPPSFLPYVTEQAVVPGYDKPLPLYTVTMPDGSSRVLAEVRRIGIIGQMVDPKQPGEIVKANIKDRTPVRQVEFAAGNYTEPFQRFDFFLFLRNSVFVTVIATAITLLVNSMAAFALSKYQFPGRTAVMLMILATLMVPLSVIVVPLYSVIGTLNLFDSLWGVILPTVATPTGVFLLRQYMLTIPDELIDAARMDKASEWQIYWRIILPLSAPALAVLAIFSVVWRWNDFLWPLIVLSRKELYTLQVGLNVYAGELNVQWHYILAMTVVSMIPVVLIFVFLQRFITTGIAGSGLK; this comes from the coding sequence ATGAGCGCTGTCGGCACGTTCCTGCTGCGCCGCCGCGGCCGCGGCTGGCACTGGACGGATGTCGTCACCTGGATCTGGCTGATCTCGGGCGTCTTCCTGATGTTCGGCCCGGCCGTCTGGCTGGTCTTCTCCTCCTTCAAGACGCCGGCCGCCCTTGCCGAGTTCCCGCCATCCTTCCTGCCCTATGTCACCGAACAGGCCGTGGTGCCGGGTTACGACAAGCCGCTGCCGCTCTATACCGTGACGATGCCCGATGGCAGCAGCCGTGTGCTCGCCGAAGTCCGCCGCATCGGCATCATCGGCCAGATGGTCGATCCGAAACAGCCGGGTGAAATCGTCAAGGCGAACATCAAGGACCGCACCCCGGTGCGCCAGGTCGAATTCGCCGCCGGCAATTACACCGAGCCGTTCCAGCGCTTCGATTTCTTCCTGTTCCTACGCAACTCCGTCTTCGTGACCGTCATCGCGACGGCGATCACGCTGCTGGTCAATTCAATGGCCGCCTTCGCGCTGTCGAAATACCAGTTCCCCGGCCGCACTGCCGTTATGCTGATGATCCTGGCGACGCTGATGGTGCCGCTTTCGGTCATCGTCGTGCCGCTCTATTCCGTCATCGGCACCTTGAACCTCTTCGACAGCCTCTGGGGCGTCATCCTGCCGACGGTCGCCACCCCGACGGGTGTCTTCCTGCTCCGGCAATATATGCTGACCATCCCCGACGAGCTGATCGACGCCGCGCGCATGGACAAGGCCAGTGAATGGCAGATCTACTGGCGCATCATCCTGCCGCTGTCGGCGCCGGCGCTTGCGGTGCTGGCGATCTTCTCGGTCGTCTGGCGCTGGAACGATTTTCTCTGGCCGCTGATCGTGCTGTCGCGCAAGGAACTCTATACGCTGCAGGTCGGTCTCAACGTCTATGCCGGCGAGCTCAACGTGCAATGGCACTACATCCTCGCCATGACGGTCGTCTCGATGATCCCGGTCGTGCTGATCTTCGTCTTCCTGCAGCGCTTCATCACCACGGGCATTGCCGGCTCGGGACTCAAATAG
- the ugpC gene encoding sn-glycerol-3-phosphate ABC transporter ATP-binding protein UgpC, translated as MSGLELRNIVKNFGTVEVIRDVSLAVDDGEFVAFVGPSGCGKSTLLRLIAGLDKPTGGSIAIDGKDVTEIGAADRGLAMVFQSYALYPHMSVRENLAFGLENTKVAKAEIEARIADAARMLEIEPFLQRRPGQLSGGQRQRVAIGRAIVRRPDAFLLDEPLSNLDAELRVSMRAELAALHARLKATMIYVTHDQVEAMTLADRIVVLRSGRIEQVGTPLELYNTPANRFVAGFIGAPHMNFLEGAIIGHENGFAEVETVGGHRLSVIAKEMRPIGERVSIGIRPQHITLADGTGARKLDTRITLVEELGSETVVHADAGGKKLIAVFAGQQRMKSGDSLPLHLDPAVLHLFGEDGRRLC; from the coding sequence ATGAGCGGGCTCGAGCTCAGGAACATTGTCAAGAATTTCGGCACCGTCGAGGTCATCCGTGATGTCTCGCTTGCCGTCGACGATGGCGAGTTCGTCGCTTTCGTCGGCCCTTCCGGTTGCGGGAAATCGACGCTGCTACGTCTGATCGCCGGCCTCGACAAGCCCACAGGCGGCAGCATCGCTATCGACGGCAAGGATGTGACCGAGATCGGCGCCGCCGACCGCGGCCTTGCCATGGTCTTCCAGTCCTATGCGCTCTATCCGCATATGAGCGTGCGGGAAAACCTGGCCTTCGGTTTGGAGAATACCAAGGTGGCCAAGGCCGAGATCGAAGCGCGCATCGCTGACGCCGCCCGCATGCTGGAAATCGAGCCCTTCCTGCAGCGCCGTCCCGGTCAGCTTTCCGGCGGCCAGCGCCAGCGCGTGGCGATCGGCCGCGCCATCGTCCGCCGGCCGGATGCCTTCCTGCTCGACGAGCCATTGTCCAATCTCGACGCCGAACTCCGGGTCAGCATGCGCGCCGAACTCGCCGCCCTCCACGCCCGCCTGAAGGCGACGATGATCTACGTCACCCACGATCAGGTCGAGGCGATGACGCTTGCCGACCGCATCGTCGTGCTTCGAAGCGGCAGGATCGAGCAGGTGGGAACGCCGTTGGAACTATACAACACGCCGGCCAACCGCTTCGTCGCCGGTTTCATCGGCGCGCCGCACATGAATTTCCTGGAAGGTGCGATCATCGGCCATGAGAATGGTTTCGCCGAGGTGGAAACCGTCGGCGGCCACCGTCTCTCGGTGATTGCTAAAGAGATGCGCCCAATCGGCGAAAGGGTCAGCATCGGCATCCGGCCCCAGCACATCACCCTTGCCGATGGAACTGGTGCGCGCAAGCTGGACACCCGCATCACCCTTGTCGAGGAACTGGGCTCGGAGACCGTCGTCCACGCCGACGCAGGTGGAAAGAAGTTGATCGCCGTCTTTGCCGGCCAGCAGCGCATGAAATCGGGCGACAGCCTGCCGCTGCATCTTGATCCCGCTGTGCTCCACCTCTTCGGCGAGGACGGCCGGCGTCTGTGCTGA
- a CDS encoding cytochrome b/b6 domain-containing protein, which yields MKSGYSLPQIGLHWLVAFMVPVQYLTGGSIERIHHAVHMGIAPSHWDVAQHQLHNYAGMAIGLLMGLRLVLRLLQPPESSKPGSWAGRAATALHYGFYAAIIGQACMGFVASYLWFTIAPYHVIGSRVILAMLALHLAAAAWHTLVAHDETVDRMVFSRRRRPAENPVNHRTDCRPRTSPAP from the coding sequence ATGAAGAGTGGTTACTCGCTGCCCCAGATAGGGCTCCATTGGCTCGTCGCCTTCATGGTGCCGGTCCAGTATCTGACCGGCGGCAGCATCGAGAGAATTCACCACGCCGTCCACATGGGTATCGCGCCATCACATTGGGACGTCGCCCAGCACCAGCTTCATAACTACGCGGGAATGGCGATTGGCCTGCTGATGGGCCTGCGGCTGGTTCTTCGTCTCCTTCAACCGCCCGAATCCAGCAAGCCCGGTTCATGGGCCGGCCGGGCCGCGACGGCTCTTCATTACGGCTTCTACGCCGCAATCATCGGACAGGCCTGCATGGGGTTCGTCGCGAGCTACCTCTGGTTCACCATCGCGCCGTATCATGTGATCGGTTCGAGAGTTATCCTGGCGATGCTCGCGCTGCACCTCGCCGCAGCTGCCTGGCACACTCTGGTCGCCCATGACGAGACCGTCGACCGGATGGTGTTCTCGCGTCGGAGGCGGCCAGCCGAGAACCCCGTGAATCACAGGACGGACTGCCGACCACGAACGAGTCCTGCACCATGA
- a CDS encoding DUF305 domain-containing protein: protein MKTFTKLTLCAAAVAALLAFSATAQGQNTMAYPEKCKSEGMKMDMSMSGGMPMGEMTDYQKASSDGMKDMHLNMMQGMMKKDADVSFVCGMIAHHMGAISMSEVELKYGDNEEAKQMAQRIIEAQRQEIEEMSKWVDKQVK from the coding sequence ATGAAAACGTTCACCAAGCTTACCCTCTGCGCGGCGGCAGTCGCGGCTTTACTGGCCTTTTCTGCCACAGCTCAGGGTCAAAATACGATGGCCTATCCGGAGAAATGTAAGTCCGAAGGCATGAAGATGGACATGTCGATGTCCGGGGGCATGCCAATGGGCGAAATGACCGATTACCAGAAGGCATCGTCCGACGGCATGAAAGACATGCACCTGAACATGATGCAGGGAATGATGAAGAAGGATGCCGACGTCTCTTTCGTCTGCGGCATGATCGCCCATCACATGGGCGCGATCAGCATGTCGGAGGTTGAACTCAAGTACGGCGACAACGAAGAAGCCAAGCAGATGGCGCAGCGGATCATCGAGGCGCAGAGACAGGAGATCGAAGAAATGTCCAAGTGGGTGGACAAGCAAGTCAAGTAG
- a CDS encoding four-helix bundle copper-binding protein gives MHHMSTEMKACIDNCLACYSECLSMAMGHCLELGGEHTKPPHFKLMMACAEICRISAHFMLIGSEHHRHVCRECAEICAQCAHECARVGDMQSCVDACLRCAESCKKMAA, from the coding sequence ATGCATCACATGTCGACTGAAATGAAAGCCTGCATCGACAACTGCCTCGCCTGCTACAGCGAATGCCTGTCGATGGCCATGGGACACTGCTTGGAACTTGGCGGGGAGCATACGAAGCCTCCGCACTTCAAGCTGATGATGGCTTGCGCGGAGATCTGCCGGATCTCTGCGCACTTCATGCTGATCGGCTCGGAACATCACAGGCACGTCTGCCGGGAATGCGCCGAAATCTGCGCCCAATGTGCCCATGAATGCGCCCGGGTCGGCGATATGCAGAGCTGTGTCGACGCCTGTCTCCGTTGCGCCGAGAGCTGTAAGAAGATGGCGGCCTGA
- a CDS encoding cytochrome c has protein sequence MRLTADANKLGPFAFMAAVILTAAVSSAAEDVVTIRQADMKAMAAAAMTISGMFKDPSAYKASEFKWAADTIRDRSGGVLSAHFASEANNPAGPKSKAGPNILKERDRFDRIANDLRDYAAALGAAAEKNPGPMTASMRMKPGEAMGGGPFGTHVRNQQELSAMPAEHMFHLMLQTCTTCHTRFRME, from the coding sequence ATGAGATTAACAGCTGACGCGAACAAGTTAGGACCGTTCGCCTTCATGGCAGCAGTTATTTTGACGGCAGCCGTGTCTTCGGCCGCGGAGGATGTCGTCACCATCCGGCAGGCGGACATGAAAGCCATGGCCGCAGCGGCAATGACGATTTCCGGCATGTTCAAGGATCCGTCGGCCTACAAGGCCAGCGAGTTCAAGTGGGCGGCCGATACCATCCGCGACAGGTCAGGAGGCGTTCTCTCCGCACATTTCGCGTCCGAGGCCAACAATCCGGCCGGACCGAAATCGAAGGCCGGGCCAAACATTCTCAAGGAGCGCGACCGGTTCGACCGCATCGCAAACGACCTGCGAGACTATGCCGCCGCGCTGGGTGCCGCCGCGGAAAAGAACCCCGGGCCAATGACCGCCAGCATGCGCATGAAGCCCGGAGAGGCGATGGGCGGCGGCCCTTTCGGCACCCACGTCCGCAATCAGCAGGAGTTGTCGGCGATGCCGGCGGAACATATGTTCCACCTGATGCTGCAGACCTGCACGACCTGCCACACCCGCTTCAGGATGGAGTAA
- a CDS encoding GFA family protein: MRIRTGSCLCGAVAYRVEGEPLRVGLCHCADCRKSSGSAFVFFAVWPRRAFSHSGEIATFAGRSFCPACGGRLFCLQQETTEIRLGSLDDPPSDLAPDYEVWIKRREPWLHPLPGAGQYAEDAD, translated from the coding sequence ATGAGGATCCGCACCGGAAGCTGTCTTTGCGGGGCGGTTGCCTATCGCGTGGAAGGCGAACCGCTTCGTGTCGGCCTCTGCCACTGTGCCGATTGCCGCAAATCGAGCGGCTCCGCCTTCGTCTTCTTCGCGGTCTGGCCGCGCCGGGCTTTTTCCCACAGCGGCGAGATCGCCACCTTCGCCGGTCGCAGCTTCTGCCCCGCCTGCGGCGGCAGGCTGTTCTGCCTGCAGCAGGAGACGACAGAAATCCGCCTCGGCTCGCTCGACGATCCGCCGAGCGACCTTGCGCCGGACTACGAAGTCTGGATTAAACGGCGCGAGCCCTGGCTGCATCCGCTGCCGGGCGCGGGGCAATATGCCGAAGATGCTGACTGA